A genomic region of Ensifer adhaerens contains the following coding sequences:
- a CDS encoding GNAT family N-acetyltransferase: MTNSDLTMEGSGDRRPRTSVRVGPTDATGRFEISIHRTMEPLETEWRTLDSLAANSLHHAYDWCRAWKETHNSDLLLLRAAFNGELFLILPLEIRHGRLFRTARLIGTEHSNLNTGLFTAEASAAMTPALAHALARDVSMALNGVADILMLERVPCEWRGSPSPFAALPGVANPNASFQLPLLGSIQHTLAQINAKRRRKKMRISERRLAEMGGYDYVVARTPDEAQALLDTFFRQKATRFAALGLPDVFQQAETTAFFHALAASQDGDPQLMQLNAIRLKGEHDGQVVAVAGLSLKGDHVICQFGSIDEVLAGDASPGELLFYRMIERLSVQGVRLFDFGVGDQLYKRSWCTIETPLRDIILPVTLPGHLAALRHHLVVRAKAAAKSNKAVYARLQRARRFRQGRGDSRGTPD; encoded by the coding sequence ATGACGAACTCCGATCTGACCATGGAAGGCTCCGGCGACCGCCGTCCGCGCACGTCCGTTCGTGTCGGGCCGACCGACGCCACTGGCCGGTTCGAGATTTCGATCCATCGCACCATGGAGCCGCTGGAAACTGAATGGCGTACGCTCGACAGCCTGGCCGCCAATTCGCTTCATCACGCCTATGACTGGTGCCGCGCCTGGAAAGAAACCCACAACAGCGACCTCCTGTTGCTGCGCGCTGCCTTCAATGGCGAGCTTTTCCTCATTCTGCCGCTGGAGATCAGGCATGGTCGCCTGTTTCGAACGGCGCGCCTGATCGGAACGGAACACAGCAACCTCAACACTGGGCTCTTTACCGCCGAAGCCTCGGCGGCCATGACGCCGGCGCTTGCGCATGCTTTGGCCCGCGATGTCAGTATGGCGTTAAACGGCGTTGCCGACATCCTCATGCTCGAACGGGTACCCTGCGAATGGCGTGGCAGCCCCAGCCCCTTTGCCGCGCTTCCTGGCGTCGCAAACCCCAATGCTTCGTTCCAGCTCCCCCTCCTCGGTAGCATCCAGCACACACTGGCGCAGATCAACGCCAAGCGGCGGCGCAAGAAGATGCGCATCTCCGAGCGACGCCTGGCGGAGATGGGTGGCTACGACTACGTGGTTGCTCGCACCCCCGACGAGGCGCAGGCGCTGCTCGATACCTTCTTCCGGCAAAAGGCGACACGGTTTGCGGCACTTGGCCTTCCCGACGTTTTCCAGCAAGCCGAGACAACGGCCTTCTTCCACGCGCTCGCAGCCTCTCAGGATGGTGACCCGCAGCTCATGCAGTTGAACGCCATCCGGCTTAAGGGTGAACATGACGGACAAGTCGTCGCCGTCGCCGGGCTTTCGTTGAAAGGCGACCATGTCATCTGCCAGTTCGGCTCGATCGACGAGGTGCTGGCAGGCGATGCAAGCCCGGGTGAATTGTTGTTCTACCGGATGATCGAGCGTCTTTCGGTCCAGGGTGTGCGCCTGTTCGATTTCGGCGTCGGCGATCAACTCTACAAGCGATCGTGGTGTACGATCGAGACGCCATTGCGTGACATCATATTGCCGGTAACGCTTCCCGGACACCTTGCCGCCTTGCGCCATCATCTCGTCGTGCGCGCAAAGGCGGCGGCCAAGTCGAACAAGGCCGTCTACGCTCGCCTGCAGCGAGCGAGACGGTTCAGGCAAGGCAGAGGCGATTCACGAGGCACCCCGGACTAA
- the speB gene encoding agmatinase, with the protein MANRTIDHALTARSLTSAASDPTHAGILSFMRRKYSKQLKGVDAVVWGIPFDAATSNRPGARFGPQAVRRASAIFDNDPQYPFERDLFAQMATIDYGDCLLDYGNHSKTPVTIEREAAKIIRSGAYLQTLGGDHFVTYPILKAQAALHGPLALVQFDAHQDTWPDERGRIDHGSFVGRAAREGLIDTDASIQIGIRTHAPEDCGIRILYGYDVEEMGAAEIAETIIRQVGERKAYLTFDIDCLDPAYAPGTGTPVAGGPSSAKILSVLRKLGALTVVGSDVVEVAPAYDHADVTAIAGATVAMYMLGLHAEKLAERAPLR; encoded by the coding sequence ATGGCCAACAGGACAATCGATCACGCGCTGACGGCGCGCTCTCTCACATCGGCGGCATCCGACCCGACGCATGCCGGCATTCTCTCCTTCATGCGCCGCAAGTATTCGAAGCAATTAAAGGGCGTTGATGCCGTTGTCTGGGGCATTCCTTTCGATGCCGCCACCTCGAACCGCCCCGGAGCCCGCTTCGGGCCGCAGGCGGTCCGTCGCGCCTCGGCGATCTTCGACAACGATCCACAATACCCGTTCGAGCGTGATCTCTTCGCGCAGATGGCGACCATCGACTACGGCGACTGCCTGCTCGACTACGGCAATCATTCGAAGACGCCGGTAACGATCGAGCGCGAGGCGGCCAAGATCATCAGGAGCGGCGCCTATCTGCAGACGCTCGGCGGCGACCATTTCGTCACCTATCCGATCCTGAAGGCGCAGGCGGCTCTCCACGGCCCCCTCGCCCTCGTGCAATTCGACGCCCACCAGGATACCTGGCCGGACGAGCGCGGTCGCATCGACCATGGCTCCTTCGTCGGTCGTGCCGCCCGCGAGGGCCTGATCGATACCGACGCTTCGATCCAGATCGGCATCCGTACCCACGCGCCGGAGGATTGCGGCATTCGCATCCTTTATGGCTACGACGTCGAAGAGATGGGTGCTGCCGAGATCGCCGAGACGATCATAAGGCAGGTCGGCGAGCGCAAGGCGTATCTGACCTTCGACATCGATTGCCTCGACCCCGCCTATGCACCCGGCACCGGCACCCCGGTCGCCGGCGGCCCATCGAGCGCCAAGATCCTGTCGGTATTGCGCAAGCTCGGCGCGCTGACGGTCGTCGGCAGCGATGTCGTCGAAGTGGCGCCGGCCTATGACCATGCCGACGTCACCGCGATCGCCGGCGCGACGGTCGCGATGTACATGCTGGGGCTGCATGCGGAAAAGCTTGCAGAGCGCGCACCGCTTCGCTGA
- a CDS encoding DUF2842 domain-containing protein yields the protein MPVRLRKLIGTILIIILVVVYALAAVTFASLLLGASPWWVHLAYFFFTGLLWILPAMLIIKWMEKPARDR from the coding sequence ATGCCCGTACGCCTCAGAAAGTTGATCGGCACGATCCTGATCATCATCCTCGTCGTCGTCTATGCGCTGGCCGCTGTCACCTTCGCCTCGCTGCTGCTCGGGGCGTCGCCTTGGTGGGTGCACCTTGCCTACTTCTTCTTCACCGGCCTGCTCTGGATATTGCCAGCCATGCTGATTATCAAATGGATGGAAAAGCCGGCGCGCGATCGCTGA
- a CDS encoding metallophosphoesterase family protein, with protein MRLAVIADIHGNDLALEAVLADIDTLGITDIVNLGDHLSGPLNAARTADILIERGIPSIRGNHDRYLLTIDPRKLGQSDRAAYDQLQPQHREWLATLPVAHVHKETFFLCHATPTDDETYWLEALTSDGTVHMAARSAIEAEAAGIDYPVILCGHTHIQRAVRLSDGRLVVNPGSVGCPGYDDDQPVPHKVEAGSPDARYAIIEKAGAGWSVTFRNVPYDWAAMSRLAASRNRLEWAKALATGFLD; from the coding sequence ATGAGGCTTGCGGTAATCGCTGATATCCATGGCAACGACCTCGCGCTTGAGGCCGTGCTTGCCGACATCGATACGCTCGGCATCACCGACATCGTCAACCTCGGCGATCACTTGAGCGGCCCGCTCAATGCCGCGCGGACCGCCGACATCCTCATCGAACGAGGGATCCCTTCGATCAGAGGCAATCACGATCGCTATCTCCTGACCATCGATCCCCGCAAACTGGGGCAGTCGGATCGCGCGGCATACGATCAATTGCAACCGCAGCACCGCGAATGGCTGGCCACCCTGCCCGTCGCACACGTCCACAAGGAAACGTTCTTCCTGTGCCATGCGACGCCGACGGATGATGAGACCTACTGGCTGGAGGCACTGACGAGCGACGGCACGGTCCATATGGCGGCTCGTTCGGCAATCGAGGCTGAGGCCGCCGGCATCGACTACCCGGTGATCCTCTGCGGACACACGCATATCCAGCGCGCCGTCCGCCTCTCGGACGGCCGCCTTGTCGTCAATCCCGGCAGCGTCGGCTGCCCCGGTTATGACGACGACCAGCCCGTGCCGCACAAGGTCGAGGCGGGTTCGCCGGATGCGCGCTACGCCATCATCGAAAAGGCGGGCGCCGGGTGGAGCGTCACCTTCCGCAATGTCCCGTATGACTGGGCGGCGATGTCCCGGCTCGCGGCCAGTCGCAACCGACTGGAATGGGCAAAGGCACTCGCCACCGGCTTTCTCGACTGA
- a CDS encoding phenylalanine 4-monooxygenase, protein MTKESTYTAKLPEPDGTYLYTPEEDAIWGELYQRQMNLLADKACDEYLEGARTLDLGPHHVPQLKDVNRRLAETTGFGVEGVPALIPPSRFYELLSQGKFPLATFIRRREHIDYIEEPDIFHEVFGHCPLLTNQSYANFVRRFGEKAVSLGKGYSWHMFRIFWFTVEFGLINTSKGRRCYGAGIVSSPNETRNAMETPGIEFRPFDLMTVLRTPYRIDIVQPIYYVIDSFAQLETIIEEDIAARITEAKALGDFAPTYEAKAS, encoded by the coding sequence ATGACGAAGGAAAGCACCTACACTGCGAAACTACCGGAGCCTGACGGCACCTATCTCTACACTCCGGAAGAAGATGCGATCTGGGGCGAGCTTTATCAGCGGCAGATGAATCTCCTCGCCGACAAGGCCTGCGACGAGTATCTGGAAGGCGCAAGGACGCTCGATCTCGGCCCGCACCACGTGCCGCAGTTGAAAGACGTGAACCGGCGCCTCGCCGAAACCACCGGCTTCGGCGTCGAAGGCGTGCCGGCTCTTATTCCGCCGTCCCGCTTCTACGAGCTTCTGTCCCAGGGCAAGTTCCCGCTGGCGACCTTCATTCGCCGCCGCGAGCATATCGATTACATCGAAGAGCCCGATATCTTCCACGAAGTCTTCGGTCACTGCCCGCTGCTGACCAACCAGAGCTACGCCAATTTCGTCCGGCGCTTCGGCGAAAAAGCCGTCTCGCTTGGCAAGGGCTATTCCTGGCACATGTTCCGGATCTTCTGGTTCACCGTCGAGTTCGGTCTGATCAACACGTCGAAGGGCCGCCGCTGCTATGGCGCCGGCATCGTTTCTTCGCCGAACGAGACACGGAATGCCATGGAAACGCCAGGCATCGAGTTCCGCCCGTTCGACCTGATGACCGTGCTGCGCACGCCCTATCGCATCGATATCGTGCAGCCGATCTACTACGTGATCGACAGTTTCGCTCAGCTCGAAACGATCATCGAAGAGGATATCGCCGCGCGCATCACTGAAGCGAAAGCGCTTGGCGACTTCGCCCCGACCTACGAGGCCAAGGCATCGTAA
- the argC gene encoding N-acetyl-gamma-glutamyl-phosphate reductase has protein sequence MKPKIFIDGEHGTTGLQIRTRMAGRSDLELLSIPEAERRNAAMREDLLNDADIAILCLPDDASREAVSMVSGNNKVRIIDTSTAHRIAPDWAYGFAEMDKAQPEKIRSARCVANPGCYPTGAIGVIRPLRQAGILPDGYPVTVNAVSGYTGGGKQMIAQMEDEANPEHISAPHFLYGLPLKHKHVPEMKMHGLLDRAPIFAPSVGKFAQGMIVQVPLYIEDLAAGATLETIHAALVEHYAGQSIVEVVSLEEGEKLARIDATELAGKDTMKLFVFGSRGGNHVNLVALLDNLGKGASGAAVQNMDLMLSA, from the coding sequence ATGAAACCGAAGATCTTCATCGATGGCGAACACGGCACCACGGGCCTGCAGATCCGCACGCGCATGGCCGGCCGTAGCGATCTCGAACTGCTTTCCATTCCGGAAGCGGAACGACGCAACGCCGCGATGCGCGAAGATCTGCTGAACGATGCCGACATCGCCATCCTGTGCCTGCCGGATGACGCGTCGCGCGAGGCGGTTTCGATGGTTTCCGGCAACAACAAGGTTCGCATCATCGACACCTCGACCGCGCACCGCATCGCGCCCGATTGGGCCTACGGCTTTGCCGAAATGGACAAGGCGCAGCCGGAGAAGATCCGCAGTGCCCGTTGCGTCGCCAATCCCGGCTGCTATCCGACCGGCGCGATCGGCGTGATCCGGCCGCTGCGCCAGGCCGGCATCCTGCCGGACGGCTATCCGGTCACGGTCAACGCGGTTTCCGGCTATACCGGCGGCGGTAAGCAGATGATCGCGCAGATGGAAGACGAGGCCAATCCGGAGCACATCAGCGCGCCGCACTTCCTCTACGGCCTGCCGCTCAAACACAAGCATGTTCCCGAGATGAAGATGCATGGCCTGCTCGACCGCGCACCGATCTTCGCCCCGTCGGTCGGCAAATTCGCGCAGGGCATGATCGTCCAGGTCCCGCTCTATATCGAAGATCTCGCCGCGGGCGCGACGCTGGAAACGATCCATGCGGCGCTGGTCGAGCACTATGCGGGCCAGTCGATCGTCGAGGTCGTGTCGCTTGAGGAAGGCGAGAAGCTCGCGCGCATCGACGCGACCGAGCTTGCCGGCAAGGACACGATGAAGCTCTTCGTCTTCGGCAGCCGCGGCGGTAATCATGTGAACCTTGTCGCCCTGCTCGACAATCTCGGCAAGGGCGCATCGGGCGCGGCCGTCCAGAACATGGACCTCATGCTGTCGGCCTGA
- a CDS encoding Lrp/AsnC family transcriptional regulator, translating into MSSDVKENFQPLRKLLRLIQADSGQSLSELAEKAGMSQSSAWRRLQELETDGVIRKRVALLDPAKLDLKLCIIAHVTLEDHHDEAIAAFSALVRDRPEIMECYALSGTFDYMLKIRATDVESYDAFMTRYLMRNPHVRTVVSSFVLRELKSTTELPI; encoded by the coding sequence ATGTCGTCCGATGTGAAGGAAAATTTTCAACCGTTGCGAAAGCTGTTGCGGCTGATTCAGGCCGATAGCGGTCAGTCTCTTTCGGAACTCGCGGAAAAGGCCGGAATGTCGCAGAGCTCGGCCTGGAGGCGGCTGCAGGAACTGGAGACGGACGGCGTCATTCGCAAGCGCGTGGCGCTGCTCGACCCGGCAAAGCTCGATTTGAAACTCTGCATCATCGCCCATGTGACGCTGGAAGATCACCATGACGAGGCGATCGCGGCCTTCTCGGCGCTGGTTCGGGACCGACCGGAGATCATGGAGTGCTACGCGCTCTCTGGCACCTTCGACTACATGCTGAAGATTCGCGCCACCGATGTCGAAAGCTACGATGCCTTCATGACGCGCTATCTGATGCGCAATCCGCACGTGCGCACCGTTGTGTCGAGCTTCGTCCTGCGTGAACTCAAATCGACGACCGAGCTGCCGATCTGA
- the rpsI gene encoding 30S ribosomal protein S9, translating to MADLSALKDIATTAEPAAPVHVKKVDAQGRSYATGKRKDAVARVWVKPGTGKITINGKPYSAYFARPVLQMILQQPIVAAARDGQFDIDATVAGGGLSGQAGAVRHGISKALTYFEPGLRSVLKRGGFLTRDSRVVERKKYGRAKARRSFQFSKR from the coding sequence ATGGCTGACCTTTCCGCTCTCAAGGACATCGCCACGACCGCGGAACCGGCTGCTCCGGTTCACGTCAAGAAGGTCGACGCCCAGGGTCGCTCCTACGCGACCGGCAAGCGTAAGGACGCTGTCGCCCGCGTATGGGTCAAGCCGGGCACCGGCAAGATCACCATCAACGGCAAGCCCTACTCGGCTTACTTCGCCCGTCCGGTTCTGCAGATGATCCTGCAGCAGCCGATCGTCGCTGCTGCCCGTGATGGCCAGTTCGACATCGACGCGACCGTTGCTGGCGGCGGTCTCTCCGGCCAGGCCGGTGCCGTTCGTCACGGCATCTCCAAGGCACTCACCTACTTCGAACCGGGCCTGCGCTCGGTTCTGAAGCGCGGTGGCTTCCTCACCCGCGACAGCCGCGTGGTCGAACGCAAGAAGTACGGCCGTGCGAAGGCACGTCGTTCGTTCCAGTTCTCGAAGCGTTAA
- a CDS encoding COX15/CtaA family protein: MAGVELATEQMLRNEISRTDRNRRQIRGWLAVVLFTLFALVLVGGATRLTESGLSITEWKPIHGVIPPLSAEEWEEEFQLYQRIPQYQQLNAGMSVEQFKTIFWWEWAHRLLARTIGIIFALPLAFFWLTGRIERKLRMPLLGILALGGFQGFIGWWMVSSGLVERTEVSQYRLATHLVIACLIFAACMWILRGLSPHSNDAAPTDRSRKMAMIIALMSLFQIYLGALVAGLDAGFSYNTWPLMDGAIIPQDLFLQQPWWINLFENPKTVQFVHRIGAYVLFAFALMHMIASLRAAPETTHARRSVLLFLLVSVQAVIGITTLVLQVPVGWGVAHQGGALVVLGFAIAHWRGFYGEYLRPTAIQYRD; the protein is encoded by the coding sequence ATGGCCGGCGTCGAATTGGCGACAGAACAGATGCTTCGAAACGAGATCAGCAGAACCGACCGTAACCGCCGGCAGATCCGCGGTTGGTTGGCGGTCGTGCTCTTCACCCTTTTTGCGCTGGTGCTCGTCGGCGGCGCGACGAGGCTTACGGAATCCGGCCTGTCGATCACCGAATGGAAGCCGATTCACGGCGTGATCCCGCCGCTTTCTGCGGAGGAATGGGAAGAAGAGTTCCAGCTCTATCAGCGCATTCCACAGTACCAGCAGCTTAACGCCGGCATGTCGGTCGAGCAGTTCAAGACGATCTTCTGGTGGGAGTGGGCGCATCGCCTGCTGGCCCGCACCATAGGCATAATCTTCGCGCTGCCGCTCGCGTTCTTCTGGCTGACCGGCCGGATCGAGCGCAAGCTCCGGATGCCACTTCTTGGCATCCTCGCGCTTGGCGGCTTTCAGGGCTTCATCGGTTGGTGGATGGTATCTTCCGGCCTCGTCGAGCGGACCGAAGTCAGCCAGTACCGATTGGCGACACACCTCGTCATCGCCTGTCTGATCTTTGCCGCCTGCATGTGGATATTGCGCGGGCTCAGCCCGCATTCCAACGACGCGGCGCCCACAGATCGTTCGCGCAAGATGGCAATGATCATCGCGCTCATGAGCCTGTTCCAGATCTATCTCGGCGCGCTCGTCGCCGGCCTCGATGCCGGTTTCAGCTACAATACCTGGCCGCTGATGGATGGCGCCATCATCCCGCAGGACCTGTTCCTGCAGCAGCCCTGGTGGATCAATCTGTTCGAGAACCCGAAGACTGTGCAGTTCGTTCACCGGATCGGCGCCTACGTGCTCTTTGCCTTCGCGCTGATGCACATGATCGCCTCGCTGAGGGCAGCGCCCGAAACCACCCATGCGCGGCGCTCGGTGCTCCTCTTCCTGCTCGTCTCGGTCCAGGCGGTGATCGGCATCACCACGCTCGTCTTGCAGGTGCCGGTCGGCTGGGGCGTGGCGCACCAGGGTGGCGCGCTCGTTGTGCTCGGCTTTGCCATCGCCCACTGGCGCGGCTTTTACGGCGAGTATTTGCGACCGACGGCAATCCAGTATCGGGACTGA
- the rplM gene encoding 50S ribosomal protein L13: MATFVQKPAEVEKKWIIIDAEGLVVGRLASLIANRLRGKHKATFTPHVDDGDNVIVINAEKAVLTGKKYTDKKYYWHTGYPGGIKERTARQIIEGRFPERVIEKAVERMVPRGPLGRRQMKNLRVYAGANHPHEAQQPAVLDVAKLNSKNTRSA, encoded by the coding sequence ATGGCAACCTTCGTTCAGAAGCCTGCAGAGGTGGAGAAGAAGTGGATCATCATCGACGCCGAAGGCCTCGTTGTTGGTCGCCTCGCTTCCCTCATCGCAAACCGCCTGCGCGGCAAGCACAAAGCTACCTTCACCCCGCATGTTGACGACGGCGACAACGTCATCGTCATCAACGCCGAGAAGGCAGTTCTGACGGGCAAGAAGTACACCGACAAGAAGTACTACTGGCACACCGGCTACCCCGGCGGCATCAAGGAGCGCACCGCTCGCCAGATCATCGAAGGCCGCTTCCCGGAGCGCGTCATCGAGAAGGCCGTCGAGCGCATGGTTCCGCGCGGTCCGCTCGGCCGTCGCCAGATGAAGAACCTGCGCGTATACGCAGGCGCCAACCACCCGCATGAAGCACAGCAGCCGGCCGTCCTCGACGTCGCCAAGCTGAACAGCAAGAACACAAGGAGCGCCTGA
- a CDS encoding GumC family protein, translating to MSGSGSGQQDVDIDLGGLFRAVWDRRVKVLLATACVAALAFGAAKMISPDYQSETRVLIESREPEFSGPNQASQAGADRVFDESGILSQVQVLRSADLIKQVARNMKLYELKEFDPSSAPSAISDLLVMLGLKKNPLELAPEERVLKEFNEKLQVYQVEKSRVIAIAFTSKDRQLAATVPNEMAKVFLALQSGAKLDTNSEATRWLEPEIANLREKVRDAEAKVAAYRASSDLLPTGETTNFATRQLTDISTELARVRGERANAEARAAGVRSALASGRAPDTIADVVGSQMIQRLKETEANLQAQVADLSTTLLDGHPRLRALKSQLEGIRGQIRTETHKILTSLENEAKVGELREQQLVQQLNGLKAQSAQAGEEEVGLRALEREATAQRQLLETYLSRYREATSRTVENATPADARVISTAVVPTSASFPKVLPITIVAALATFLLSCVVIMLGELFSGRALRPVSASGERVAPMRPRPALAASATDTPIVAAETVPEVAPLVDDAVDLLPAAEAPAMDTDTTEAATEPDFSIEAVAEHLRAAGARVAISVSPGGDEGSTATVMLARLLAEDDVKVVLIDLTGSACPTRLMARSPQLPGITNLLAGEVPFTDTIHADRFSDAHVIPQGDADPRQAMRGIERLKMIIDALTNAYDLVLVECGPADEMAVEKIAGRDSAEIILSAPSVSDERIVEVLTGFGAAGYRDIVLMTGQVEPGPEYPDRDAA from the coding sequence ATGTCGGGAAGCGGCAGCGGTCAACAGGATGTGGATATCGACCTCGGCGGCCTGTTTCGTGCCGTCTGGGATCGGCGCGTCAAGGTGTTGCTCGCAACGGCCTGTGTGGCCGCACTCGCCTTCGGTGCGGCGAAAATGATTTCGCCGGACTATCAGAGCGAAACGCGCGTGCTGATCGAATCGCGCGAGCCGGAATTCAGCGGCCCGAACCAGGCTTCCCAGGCTGGGGCAGATCGCGTCTTCGACGAATCCGGAATTCTGAGCCAGGTGCAGGTGCTTCGTTCGGCCGACCTGATCAAGCAGGTCGCCCGCAACATGAAGCTCTATGAGCTGAAGGAGTTCGACCCGTCGTCGGCGCCCTCGGCGATTTCCGACCTCCTCGTGATGCTCGGCCTCAAGAAGAATCCGCTGGAACTGGCGCCGGAAGAAAGAGTTCTCAAGGAGTTCAATGAAAAGCTCCAGGTCTATCAGGTCGAAAAGTCGCGCGTGATCGCGATCGCCTTCACCTCAAAGGATCGCCAACTCGCGGCCACCGTCCCGAACGAAATGGCGAAGGTCTTCCTTGCGCTGCAAAGCGGGGCGAAGCTCGACACCAATTCCGAGGCGACCCGCTGGCTGGAGCCCGAGATTGCCAATCTGCGCGAGAAGGTGCGGGATGCCGAGGCGAAGGTTGCCGCCTATCGCGCGTCTTCGGATCTGTTGCCGACCGGCGAGACGACGAATTTTGCCACACGGCAACTGACGGATATCTCCACCGAGCTGGCCCGCGTGCGCGGTGAGCGTGCGAACGCCGAAGCGCGCGCTGCGGGCGTGCGCTCGGCGCTTGCGAGCGGCCGGGCACCGGACACGATCGCCGATGTCGTCGGATCGCAGATGATTCAGCGCCTCAAGGAGACCGAGGCAAACCTGCAGGCACAGGTCGCCGACCTTTCTACGACCTTGCTTGACGGACACCCGCGCCTGAGGGCGCTGAAGTCGCAGCTTGAAGGCATCCGTGGCCAGATCCGTACCGAGACGCACAAGATCCTGACGAGCCTCGAAAATGAGGCGAAGGTCGGTGAACTGCGCGAACAGCAGCTTGTCCAGCAACTCAATGGGCTGAAGGCTCAATCGGCCCAGGCCGGTGAAGAAGAGGTGGGGCTGCGTGCGCTCGAGCGCGAGGCGACCGCTCAGCGGCAGTTGCTCGAAACCTATCTCTCCCGCTACCGCGAGGCGACCTCGCGCACGGTGGAGAATGCGACCCCTGCCGATGCGCGCGTGATTTCAACCGCGGTGGTTCCGACCAGCGCGAGCTTCCCGAAAGTTCTGCCGATCACCATTGTCGCCGCGCTCGCGACGTTCCTGTTGAGCTGCGTCGTGATCATGCTGGGGGAATTGTTCAGCGGCCGGGCGTTGCGGCCCGTCTCGGCAAGCGGCGAGCGGGTTGCCCCGATGCGACCCCGGCCGGCTTTGGCCGCAAGCGCGACCGATACCCCGATCGTCGCCGCCGAAACGGTACCCGAAGTGGCGCCCTTGGTCGATGACGCAGTCGACCTGCTTCCGGCAGCGGAAGCACCGGCTATGGACACGGACACCACAGAAGCAGCCACCGAACCGGATTTCTCCATCGAAGCGGTTGCGGAACATCTGCGCGCCGCAGGTGCACGCGTTGCAATTTCGGTCTCTCCGGGTGGAGACGAAGGATCGACCGCAACCGTCATGCTGGCACGCCTGCTGGCCGAGGACGATGTGAAGGTGGTGCTGATCGATCTGACCGGATCGGCCTGCCCGACGCGCCTTATGGCGCGCTCACCACAGCTTCCCGGGATCACCAACCTGCTGGCCGGTGAAGTGCCGTTCACGGATACGATCCACGCCGATCGTTTCTCCGACGCTCACGTCATTCCCCAGGGCGATGCCGACCCACGGCAGGCGATGCGCGGCATCGAGCGGCTAAAGATGATCATCGACGCCCTGACCAACGCCTACGATCTCGTTCTGGTCGAGTGCGGTCCGGCGGACGAGATGGCTGTCGAGAAGATCGCCGGGCGCGATAGTGCAGAGATCATCCTGTCGGCGCCGTCGGTCAGCGATGAACGCATCGTCGAGGTGCTGACCGGTTTTGGCGCGGCCGGCTATCGCGACATCGTGCTGATGACCGGGCAGGTCGAACCCGGCCCGGAATATCCCGACCGGGATGCTGCCTAA
- a CDS encoding antibiotic biosynthesis monooxygenase family protein: MTSSPVAKTPEPPYYIVTFASRRTAGDHGYDKMGEEMERLAREQPGFLGLESVRGADGFGLTNSYWANEESIAAWKSDVRHLTAQRLGRERWYEDYQVRVGKIERQYGFER, encoded by the coding sequence ATGACAAGCTCCCCCGTCGCCAAGACCCCAGAGCCGCCCTATTACATCGTCACCTTCGCCTCGCGCCGCACGGCCGGCGATCACGGCTACGACAAGATGGGAGAGGAAATGGAGCGGCTTGCGCGCGAGCAGCCCGGTTTTCTCGGTCTGGAAAGCGTTCGCGGCGCCGACGGCTTCGGCCTCACCAATTCCTATTGGGCGAACGAGGAGAGCATCGCGGCGTGGAAAAGCGACGTCCGGCATCTGACCGCCCAGCGGCTCGGCCGCGAGCGCTGGTACGAGGACTATCAGGTGCGCGTCGGCAAGATCGAACGGCAATACGGCTTCGAGCGCTGA
- a CDS encoding PaaI family thioesterase codes for MTTEPIMTVDDLNRFLDTDFPQVHTDGKVFHVTAVGPGFATMRLDPNERHIRPGGTVSGPTLFALADVSAYIALIAHIGPVALAVTTNLNINFLRKPEPEPLECTCRILKLGKRLAVLDASIVKVGGDDLVAHATATYSIPPR; via the coding sequence ATGACCACCGAGCCGATCATGACCGTCGACGACCTCAACCGATTTCTCGACACGGATTTTCCGCAGGTCCACACCGATGGCAAGGTCTTTCACGTCACGGCGGTCGGCCCCGGCTTTGCCACCATGCGGCTCGATCCGAACGAACGGCACATCCGGCCGGGCGGAACCGTCTCCGGCCCTACCCTCTTCGCGCTTGCCGACGTTTCCGCCTATATCGCGCTGATCGCCCATATCGGGCCGGTTGCGCTTGCCGTCACCACCAATCTCAACATCAACTTCCTGCGCAAGCCCGAGCCGGAACCTCTGGAATGCACCTGCCGCATCCTGAAACTCGGCAAGCGGCTTGCCGTTCTCGACGCATCGATCGTCAAGGTGGGCGGCGACGATCTGGTCGCGCATGCCACGGCGACCTATTCGATTCCGCCGCGATAA